In Macrobrachium nipponense isolate FS-2020 chromosome 30, ASM1510439v2, whole genome shotgun sequence, a genomic segment contains:
- the LOC135202602 gene encoding serine/arginine repetitive matrix protein 2-like: MTSRWGTSYLGQDKPLSALTSHEGSRHEYYAQPQDMASYKDRSADHSPAPDRGRQEKEGVALLWVFRVVHLTDVTLESFIRSQGVEVLQVEEVSPRGAAYKSFLVTVHEKDAPTLLHKTFWPGLVSCKYWHEQVEASKGATLSRRSSARSNRKTTLALERERVAEQRKKSDGERPPQILPPLQKVSPKSKTAKSLRRLKTSNNNPGQTKKTARKPKKSISRGAVPSGKITKKKAESRRGSLAKNVGSNDAQGSNRKSSKKEKGNKKEKSKNPDDKGPKERKKKKKVKGSSGEGKAEKEQTTAKDDSRVKDPAPSKKRSSDAKARENIKVRDTGKERGAKGSGTTLGKRQDDAKENRGKQKTVTSGENENKNRESRNPRNEGKQGAVNVERENKPGQGKNSGDKNKGKSQTERKSTGKKQKPDSGHPNERPSNNEPKERQNKDHSDRRAPLSEITVEVSVKEALTKDPDRRSIGEKDRSSRIRAVADGSHSGRGYLYTQETEKDSNRQGYLLPEIPVKSPSFSVASTPSSQGRPKESASGYASPLPDINQHRSNAQAGTKRHPNWVVPLSGLLILSSEEVVYALLGNDFDGLLTQDVISDDELFLGVKVLAHASRAKVREEDLVQLVRKIWQPHVIRLIKTFTVTVERLYPERAERYFWDLAEFLDLYVSRDMHIDQMPNLIDTCYMEVLALSYKSFLSDQIVKVFSVMQSQTKEKGKH, from the exons ATGACCAGCAGATGGGGTACCAGTTACCTGGGTCAAGACAAGCCTCTCAGCGCCCTCACCAGCCATGAAGGGAGCAGGCACGAGTACTACGCCCAGCCGCAGGACATGGCATCCTACAAGGACCGCTCTGCGGATCACAGTCCAGCGCCAGACAGGGGCCGTCAGGAAAAGGAGGGAGTGGCCCTGCTCTGGGTCTTCAGGGTGGTACACCTCACGGACGTCACCTTGGAGTCCTTCATCAGGAGTCAGGGCGTCGAGGTCCTGCAGGTAGAGGAAGTGTCCCCTAGAGGGGCAGCTTACAAGTCCTTCCTGGTCACAGTCCACGAGAAAGATGCCCCCACGTTACTGCACAAGACCTTCTGGCCAGGGCTGGTGTCGTGCAAGTATTGGCATGAGCAGGTGGAGGCCAGCAAGGGAGCCACCCTCAGCAGGCGCTCCTCAGCCAGGAGCAACCGGAAAACAACTCTGGCACTAGAGAGAGAAAGGGTAGCGGAGCAGAGGAAGAAGA GTGATGGAGAGCGACCCCCTCAAATCCTACCGCCCCTCCAGAAGGTCAGCCCAAAGTCCAAGACGGCCAAGAGTCTAAGAAGACTCAAAACGAGCAACAACAATCCAGGTCAAACCAAGAAGACCGCCAGGAAACCCAAGAAGAGCATCTCTCGAGGAGCCGTTCCCAGCGGTAAAATCACGAAGAAGAAAGCAGAGAGCAGGCGAGGAAGTCTCGCCAAAAATGTTGGCAGCAATGACGCACAAGGCTCCAACCGTAAAAGCAGTAAGAAGGAAAAgggcaataaaaaggaaaagagcaAGAACCCAGATGATAAAGGGCcgaaggagagaaaaaagaagaaaaaggtcaAAGGTTCTTCCGGTGAGGGCAAGGCAGAGAAAGAGCAGACGACAGCCAAAGATGACAGCAGAGTGAAAGACCCGGCCCCTTCAAAGAAGAGAAGCAGCGATGCAAAAGCCAGAGAAAATATCAAGGTCAGAGACACAGGAAAAGAAAGAGGCGCCAAAGGCAGCGGTACGACTCTTGGTAAACGTCAAGATGATGCCAAGGAAAACCGTGGCAAGCAAAAGACTGTGACAAGTGGTGAAAACGagaataaaaatagagagagcaGAAATCCAAGAAATGAGGGTAAACAAGGAGCAGTGAAtgtagaaagagaaaacaaacctGGACAAGGCAAAAATAGTGGAGACAAGAACAAAGGCAAGTCACAAACAGAGCGTAAAAGTACCGGGAAGAAACAAAAACCGGATTCTGGTCATCCTAACGAGAGGCCATCGAACAACGAGCCTAAAGAAAGACAAAACAAAGACCACAGTGACAGACGAGCTCCACTGTCTGAAATCACAGTCGAGGTAAGTGTGAAAGAAGCTCTCACGAAAGATCCTGACAGAAGGTCCATCGGTGAGAAAGACAGAAGTTCGAGAATCAGAGCTGTCGCTGACGGATCACACTCTGGAAGAGGTTATTTGTACACCCAAGAGACAGAAAAGGACAGCAATAGACAAGGTTACTTACTTCCTGAAATACCTGTCAAATCTCCCAGCTTCTCCGTCGCCTCTACGCCAAGTTCCCAAGGGAGGCCGAAGGAGTCGGCTTCCGGTTACGCCAGTCCTCTCCCAGACATCAACCAACACCGGTCCAATGCTCAAGCGGGAACCAAAAGACATCCGAACTGGGTCGTCCCTCTGAGCGGCCTCTTGATTCTCTCTTCGGAGGAAGTTGTGTACGCGCTGCTCGGTAATGACTTCGACGGCCTCCTCACCCAGGACGTCATTTCTGACGACGAGCTCTTCCTGGGGGTTAAGGTTCTGGCCCACGCCTCGCGGGCCAAAGTGAGAGAGGAGGACCTGGTTCAACTCGTCCGTAAAATTTGGCAGCCTCATGTCATCCGCTTGATCAAGACATTCACGGTGACCGTGGAGAGACTCTACCccgagagagcagagagatacTTCTGGGATCTCGCTGAGTTTCTAGACTTGTACGTGAGCAGGGACATGCACATTGACCAAATGCCCAATCTCATTGACACGTGCTACATGGAAGTTCTGGCGCTGAGTTACAAGTCTTTCCTCTCCGATCAGATTGTTAAAGTATTTAGCGTGATGCAGAGTCAGACGAAGGAGAAGGGAAAACACTAA